AGACCGGGGGGTCTGAAGtcagggagctgggggtggggggagccatgGGTTATAAATATCCAAGCAGAGAACATTCTGTCCTCACAGAGCTGCCACCACTGTTATGCAATCTGGTGTCCTCCCAGTCTTGTCCAAACAGGCCTTGGGCCCCAGAAGCCTTCCATTCCAGCTCCCCTCTACTCCAAGACTTTCCTAACTTTTTCTACATTCCAGCGGGGCTTCATTTTTCTTCACTCTGGATTTGCCTTGCCACAGTCTTGGTGGCAGagggcctgggggttgggggtaggaTGGGGTCAATCTGACACTTGGGTCCAGTCCCGGTCCCTGGAGCAGGATCAGGGGATGAAAATCCGGGTGTGAGTGGCAAAACTGAGCATCTGGGTTCCCTGGCCATGCCTGctactctcccctttctctcgaGAGACACTTAGAGAAACAAATGTCTCAGGTATTAAACATTGGGCACTTCAAAGCCCATGTTTCTCCCTTCTTTGCCATCCCTCCTCTCACTACACCCTAAATCCaacttcttttcccctttctccacgCCTTCCCAGGAGTGGTTTACCCCTAGGAATATAACCCTTGCCAGGCACTCCCCTCCCATTATATAACTGGTTGTGTAACTGCCCCTCCCACCCAGATTCCGGACCTTGGAGGAACATCAACTTGTTGCCATGGCAGTGGCTGATTgctctggggggagggaaggagcggggggggggggggagcgggggagggtcgGCGACAGGTACTGCTCCATATGCCAGGGCAGGAAGTGAGCGGGTGTCTTGCCACCTCTTCGGACCGTCCCCCAgagcctccccgcccctcccccacacacacctcaATTTAAGGGTGGGAAAACCGAGGGCCGACCTTGGGGGCGAGACTGGCCCAGGCTCACATAGGCCCTCCCAAACTCCTCCTGATCATGGCTCATGAGGAGATGAGCCCGcgaccccccatccctccccaacacacacacacacacacacacacacactcagctaGTGTTCTTGCAGGAGGTGAAGAGCAGCCCAAGGGGAGGAAAAGGCGAGAGAGGGAGCGGCAGACAAAAAAAGTGGACGGTAAAACAGGTAGCgaggaaaatgaaagagagaagggcgcAGAGCGGGAgctccgggaagcagcgtggctcattggaaagagcacgggctttggagtcagggctcatgagttcgaatcccagctctgccacttgtcagctgtgtgactgtgggcaagtcacttcacttctctgtgcctcagttccctcatctgtaaaatggggattaagactgtgagccccacgtgggacaacctgattcccctgtgtctaccccagcgcttagaacagtgctcggcacatagtaagcgcttaacaaataccaacattattatccggtgaccgagaggagggggaaggggcgtaACCCGAGCAAGGGCCCGGCTcttctcccgccctccccgggcgGGCGGCCTGTGAGTGACAGGGGGCGGGACGGGGTTACACTGGGTGAGCGCAGATCCCCGGCTGAACCCGGCCAGAAGCGGCAGGGCGGACGGACTCGAGCGGGAACCGAGAGGTGCCCCGAGGCCGGTGAGCTCAACCGGTAACCCTCTGCCCCGGTAAGAGCAGCGGAAGGGTAGATCACCGGTCCGGACCTCTGGCTGTGGCTTTAACCTCTAACGACGGTGGGGTCTGCGGAGCGGGGGGGTGACCCGCGTTTGGGGCTGTCGGCCTCTTGGCGTTGAGGGCTGCGTGACGGTGTACCTGCGCTCTGGGGATGCGTGCGACAGTCTTTTTGAGCGCAGTAGGTCAGAGTGTGGAAGACCGTTTCTCTTTTTGACGTTTCGGGAGTAGGTCGACGTCTCCTGTCGAAGGTGTCTGGCAGAACAGTGCCTCGGAGTGTGTACGTGCGTGCGCGTGTGTGTTTTCTCGGGGCAAGGTTGTGGAAGGGTGGTCAGGACTCCCTGTCCTGGGCTGGAACGTCCTGGTCGatagtgggaggaggggaaagagagagaaatagccGGGGACGGGACAGAGAGCAGCGGGCTagtaccgggggtggggggaggtcacgagttcaataTCCAaggtgaagagggggaggaaatgaaatctggggtgagggggctggggcccagaagggtgggggacaggaagggggtggcggagggagaCAGCAACAGTCCAGGAGTGGGAGGGACTAATTACCCttagtgggtggagaggagaggtgaggtcCACAGGCGGTTTGGGGGAAAGAGAAGTGGGGTAAGGAAAATTGAGGTCTGGGaactgggggtgaggaggggtccGTAGTCTCAGGAGAGtgggggtgagggaactgagagccaaagggggcaggagggctgAAATGTAGCccccagaggaggaaggagatactggggcggggggaggttggggggggggaactgtggggagtggggggcgtcGAATGCAGAGGgttcccctagactgtcagctcctcgcgGCGGACAGGGATCGGTTCTCCCCACTCTGTTgcgtactactctcccaagcgcttagtacagtgccccacactcagtaagtgctccgataagtaccatcgattgattgattgatttcccctgaccactctccctcctcctcttccagtccCCTGACCTTTCTTCCATAAGTGTCAGCATGGCAGAGCCCGGCCCCTCAGAGCCTCCAGGTCTGCAGACACCTGGGGCCTGCTTCACCAAAGAGGAGGCACCGTCCCCGCTGAGCCCCCACGGTTTGCGGCCCCAGTCTCTGCCTGCAGGCCCCGCCAGGCCACCACCCGCCTCGGCCCTGAGGCGCAAACGCAAGTTCACCCCGGAAGAGAAGAAAGACGAAGGCTACTGGGATCGGCGAAAGAAGAACAACGAGGCCGCTAAGCGCTCACGGGAGAAGCGGCGGGTTAATGACTTGGTCCTGGAGCAGCGGGTCATGACCCTTCTGGAAGAGAACGCCCAACTTCGGGCCGAGCTGCTGGCCCTCAAGTTTCGCTTCGGTCTCCTGGGTGAGGATCCACCACCCCCCTGCTGCCCAGAGCTGTCTATCTTCTCCGAGGACTCGGGCTTTTCTGCTCCCGGCAGTCCTGAGCTGGCAGAGTCACTTGGTGAAATGGGCAGTGCCCGCTCAGAAGCCAGAAGCCTCCTGCCCCACAAGCTGAGGTTCAAAGCCGCTTCAGAGCCTGAGGAACCCGGAGCTGAAGGGAGTGACCGCCTAGTGGGACGAGCCAGTGGGGTGCCCCTGTTGGCCTGGCACGGCCCACCATGCCCTCCGACGCCTACCTCAGCGAACAGCAGCCTCCACACCCAGCTTGCGTCTCTCTCAGCTGAAGTGGCCCAACTCAAGAGACTCTTCTCAGAGCAAATCCTGGCCAAGATGATATGAGGGCTAAGGGAGTcggaggatggggagaaaagaggagagaggacacgAGCTGTGCCTATCCTTCAGTGCCTGTTTGTACCTATGGGACTGAGAATAAAATGTGTTTCCTGCagtgcctctccttcccccaccacccccgaccccaccccgtgCAGTAACTGTCTTCTATTTTACAGAGCTCCCAGGACCAAGTCTCCCTGGGCGAAGTTTCTGTTCCCCAGGCTCACTATGCTTTACTGGAGCAAGTGGGAGTACCCAGTGGCAGAGGGTGGCTTCCAGATCTATATGGGCCAAAGTTCCCACTGAACTCCATGCTACCCAAAGGGCGGAGGAGTCAAGAAAGGGCATCCCCGGAAAGGCGTGGAGTCCCAAACTAACCACAAGGTGGCAGCAGAACCccacagtgctctctgcagacCATCCAGGCACGTAGTCATCCTCTTGAGGGCGCTCTGTATCTTGGGcttaataggtaataataataattgtggaatttgttaagcgcttactatgtgtcaagcattgtactaagcgttggggtagatactagatcatccggtctcccatggggctcacagtctaagttataataataatgttggtatttgttaagcgcttactacgtgcagagcactgttctaagcgctgggggagatacaggggaatcaggttgtcccacgtggggctcacagacttcatccccattttacagatgaggtatctgaggcacagagaagtgaagtgacttgcccacagtcacccagctgacaagtggcgcagtcggcattcgaacccatgacctctgactcccaagcccgggctctttccactgagccacgctgcttcaagttgcAGGTGagggtactgaagcacagagaagtgaagtgacttgctcaaggtcacacaacagccaggtggaggaggcggaattagaacccaagccctctaactcccaggcctgtggtctttccactggaccatgctgcttctctagtaggcgctcaaacaaataaaatggtgatggagatgaagtgagacacagagcagacaatgcaCAGATCTGAAGGCCAAGGCCCTTTACCCAAGGGGGTGGGGACATCGCCCAGGGATTGGGGTGCCAAGCTTGGGGCCACACTACTGAGTGCTCCCTGTGGACATCACACTAGGCCCAGGAGTGACCAGAGAGGGTCTGgggtttctttcctctcccaaatcTCTCAGAGGAGTAGGGGCAGGAGGGGTTAGAGAGTTTAAGGGCTAAACCAGTTTCTCCCCTTAGTCTTCTGGGAAGGAACAGCTCTCAGAACAAGGAGACCCCTGTTCCTTCAGATCCCACTatcccagagaggggagggatgaagaagcagagagatgaaaggagagggaaaaggatgaaagttggagagaagcaggagaggaaggcAATGCTAAGTGAATGAATGGCCTCTGTCCCAGTCCAAACCTCCCAccccgtttttttttttcagatgcccTCAGGCCCTTGCTTCCCTACTGCCTCCTCCCTAGCTCAGATCTCCAGCTCTCAGGGTCCACCTTTCTCCCCACCACAAAACGGTGTGGCCtgagaagaatgagaagcagcagggcctagtggatagagcctgggcctggaagtcagaggacctgggttctaatcccaactccgccacttgtctgctgtgtgaccttaggcaagtcacttcacttctctgtgcctcagtgacctcatctgtaaaatggggactaagactgtgagttccatgtgggacatggactgtgtccaacctgattatcttgtatctatcccagcacttctgcCTGCCACatcatgtttaataaataccataaaaaaaataggagGCGGTCAAAGCTGGTTATGCAACTAGTTGCCTGTTAACACATAtcatctcccacccccagtcccacagcaaaaGCCGCCACACCACTGTGCCGTCACTCCTGACCTCGAGCACTGCTCCCCTTGTATTGATTTCAAGTTGCGAGGGAGAAAATGGGGGACTTTGTCCTCCcttcttttaattttttaagatatttgttaagtgcttactacatatcaaacactgtactaggcaccagggaagatacaagacaggtgggacacagtccatgtcccacctagggctcagtcaattcccaatttacagatagcagttaatcaggttggacacaatcgccATCCCACAGAAGacacacagtcttgatccccattttacagatgagggaactgaggcccagagaagttaagcgacttgcccaagatcacacagcagacaagtggcagagcctgggatgaaaacccaggtccatctaactcccaggcccatgctctatccattaggccatgcttcttctctccctactctctctatttcttcttcccccagcaCAAGATGGGCAGCTGCCCTCTGAATTGCTTAGATCTGAACCGCCTAGCTcaaccttcttccctctgctctctcccctgtttccttttctgtagcTTTCACTCCGTTCCTCTACCGTCACTGCAAAGGGGTCTGGCACTACCCCCCGACTCGCCGAGAGCCAATGATGGTGCCAGCTTGAACCGCAAGTACTTACCTGTTGACAAGGAGCCTCTGGGCTTGGGCCAAAGTTTCGCCGGCTGATGCCAGAGGAAGAAGTCACCTGGGGCACATCTGGAGGTTTCCAGGAAAGCAGGGTGACTAGAATGGGCTGGGAGCACTGGGTCCCAGAGAAACTGAGGAGCTGAACTCAGGAAAATTTGCCCAGGAAACTTAGGGAAGAGATGGCAGGCTCAAATGTCCCTCCTTTCGGGAAACCTGGATACCCCCAACTGTAGAGCAAGGGAAGGTCCCagactccccctcttcctctcaggTCCATGGCCATGCCACACAAATCCAACTCTCTTCATAGTCCTCCAACCAGAATCTAGGCAATGCCCACAGGGTGGATGGCACAGCTGAAGCCAAAACTTACCCTTGACTGGAGGGAGCCAACCAGCCGCCCTAGCTGCCGGGTTTTGCCAAGCTTGACTACCTGATACCAATCTAGGGACCTGAGGGCAAGATAGGTACCAGCTGCTGGCACTGGAAGTGGGTGTTCATCACTGAGAAGCATGACAGTTACTTAGGGAAGTGGTGCAAGAACAAGGCTGCTAAAGGCTTGTGGGGAAAATATCCGGCCaggacctggggctcagagtcaactTCAGACATCCAGCTGCCTTGAGGCGGGGCCAAAacatccccccacacacacacattgtgcATGGTTATCACGTCATCCTGGGCACAAAGCACAATATGCCAGCATTCTGTCATGCTGCACCCGCAACACGACGTCATATGCAACATTTTGCAGAAGCTCCTTTCTCCACCAGCATCCCAGGCAGCTCAGTTCCTAGGCCCTGACTTACACCCCACcgccatctttgagaagggcagCACCGTGGCCATCTTTGAGAGAAGCCATGTGGTGGCCATCTTTGGGAGGTCTGGTGAAGCCGCTCCTGCCACACCTAGCCCTGAGGCGACACCTTACTTTGTTCATCATCCGAATCTGGCCCCGCTGGTGTTAGTGGACGCAAGCACTGTGCAAGGAGAATGCCCACTTTACCTCAATCTGCCCTTGGGACCCAGCAGTGCTGCTTTTGGAATGGGGAGTAGCAAGTTAGCAGTTCGGAGTACCCCCATTCTCCGGCACAGGCACTCCAAGCACGAGGTACTCATTCCGCAAGCCTCACTCGCTGACACATCTAATGGCTCCTCATCCCAGAGCAGCCTCAGTGGAATAACCACCACCGGGCACTGAACTGCTATTTGGGTGCCAGGGGCCTGGTCGCTATGCCACCTCAGGGCCACCCAATGTCCATTTTCCAGTAGCTAGAGAGTTGAAAATAcatgtggcatttgtcaagcgcttactaggtgccaaacgtaCTAggtgcctaagcactggggtagatacaagatgatcaggtcaggcacagtccctgtcccacgtggggctcacaatctaagaagggagaacaggtattgaatccccatgttacaaatgaggaaactgagacccagagaggtgaagtgatttgcccaaggtcaccctgcagacaagcggcagatctgggattagaacccaggtcctctgactcccaagcccatgttcttttcactagattgGACTCCATAGGGTGGCACTCCCCCCTCACCCGTCCATTCGAGTGAGGAGAGTGTTTCCCGGCTCAAAGGGCCCAGCTAGGAGGTATCTACAAAAGCCAGGGTGTCCTGGGTGTTTGCCCGACCCCACAAAGGCCTGGCAACTGCAGTGGAGCCTGGGCTGACTTCCAAGGAACCTGACAGATGCCAGGGAAAGGTGGCGCTGGTCCAGCAGGCACTGCACTTCCACGGCCTCTCCAGGGACAGCTCAAGTTGCCCCAGGATGGGTTGGTACCAGAGATGCCCTCCCAACAAGTAGCTGAGACTTGTGCCAAGCGATGCCAATCAGTGGGGAAAGGGCACAGAGCAACGATCAGGCTGCAGCACCGCCTCTGGAGTTCCTAGAATCCCAGATGAGGGATGGGTCGAAGGGAAGATCCCTAAGAGGGACTGATActccaggagggatggagagacccattgatctttctctttccccccaagCTCGGCAACTtcagggagccccctccccaaccagctCCCCCCTCAGCAAAATACCGGACGCGTGGGCCGGTGCATCCGGGGTCCGGGCAGGTACCGGGATCGAGCCCGGAGGAgactccatctcccctctctccctatccTGGTCCTAGGGCTGAGGCTCGACCGGTCCAGCGGGAAAACTGGTGGAGGGGTTGCAGTCACCCTATGCTCCTGAGGTCACGCGAGGAGGCCCGGCCCTCGTCCGAGCCGCCTGGACCGTCAGGGCTGCCTGGACAGAAGGGTCGCGCTCCCCCTTTCCAGCATGGCCGCCGAGGGGCCTGCGTTCCCCGTCCGAGCCCAGACCCACCCGGGTCCCATGGGCTGGGGGCCGGACCCCTCGGGGTTCCCCTCCGGACCGGGACCAGAAGGGTCCTCCCCTCCGGAGATGGGGCCCGGCGCTTCAGTATTAACCCTTCCGTGCGCATCACGTTCTTTAtttatatgtgtacatatgtatacaaTCTGCTGTACAGAGGTGGCAGGGCCTGCTCATGGGACTCGGCGCCGTGATGCTCCCCCGACTGCTTATTTACATCttggggggacggggtgggggacggggcgcGGGGTTCAAGATACGAGGAGCAGAGTCGGGGTAGGTCGCTTGGCCTTACTTGTCTCCCCGCTTTCTCCTTGGGGTGAGGCGGCTGTCAGGCCCAGCTCTCCTCAGTGGGCAGCTCCCTTTTTGGCCAAACCCGGGGCGGGCATGACCTCGAGGGGGCAGCGGGCAGGCAGCCCCAGCTCGCTCTTGACGCCCAGGGCGGGGACGGCTCCGTGGCCGGGACTAGGCCCATtcttggctgggggtggggggccgccaGGGTCGGGGGAGAGTTTCGGAGAGGAGGGCTTGGAGCGGGGCGAGCTCAGGGTGGTacgctcctccaccacctccaccacccaccGCTCCCGGCAAGCTGGGCCCagctccccagctcctccaccctctttggcGGCCCTGCTCGGGGGCCCGGCCCCTTCCACCTTTGCTAGGGCcctccccggctccaccacaatcGGCAGGAGGGGAGGGTCGCCACCTGGACGGGGCGGGGTCCCCGCCTCGCCGGCACTGCTCCGACGGCCCGCCTCGTGCTCCTGCACGGGGCTCAGGGCCGCCTTGGCCAAGGCCCGGGCCacgcccccggcctcctccgtCTGCACGCCCTGGTGCCGCGTGCTCCCCAGGTCCCGCTCCAGCGtccgggccgggcccgagggAGGGGGGTCATGGGCCAGGCCGGCAGACAGGGTGCAGCCCGCCCCACAGGGTTCCTGTTCCTTCCGGGCCAGCTGTGGAGGAgcccggctctgctcctctggctcGCTCACTTGGCCCGGCTCAGCGGGGCTGGGAGAACCTCCTGgtttctcttccctgcctccctcccccccgcgggGCCCGCCGAGCAACGGGTCCCCTCCGAGGCTCAAGGGCGATTCCTGCCGGCCCAGACGCCGCATGGCCACTTGGCGGGGGACGCCAGGCGCTTCGCCAGGCAGCGGAGGTGTTTCCCCATCTAACTCTGCCAGGCTGTGCAGCGCCAGCTCCCCGTGGAAGTCCTTTCGGTGGTCAGGGTGACCCACCTCCAGGCTGTGCTTGCGCAGGGCCCCTTTCTTCTCCGGCCCCAGTGGGCACCCCAGCTTCTCCGCTGACTGGACCCGCTTGAgcaggggagagcggggaggctCGGCGCTCTTGGGCCTGGGGCGTACCACGGGCGGGGAGGAGTGAAGCTTGGCCGGGAAGCTCTGGGTGGTGTGGGAACTGCCCACCGTGTGCCCAGGCAGAGGGGGCGGGGATGACTGGGTCGGGGAAGGGGTGTGAGCCAGAGGGCTCAAGGGGATGTTGCCCGCAGACTTGCAGCGGGCAGAGCGGTACTGGCGGTGCAGTTTGGGGGACAGGCCGTGCAGGGTGCTGGGCCGGATATGATGGGAGGAGGAAGCTGGTGAGTTGGGGGTGCTGGAGCTTGGTGAGCTGCTCTGGGAGGAGGCACCTGTGGgcaggacagaggagaggagacgggggggggggagagggggagggggaggggggctggggccgggtgacgccagcctccccgggcctcctgccCTTAGGCAGCACCAGTGGCCGGGTGCCCTTGTTGCCCAGGAGGGGAACGCCAGCTTCCCTAGGCCTGTACGCCTGGGCCGTATATGGGATTTCTGGGCCCGGTCAATGCCTGCTTGCCCAGGCCCCCAGAGCCATAGAGGCCGAGCAGCTGCATTCCCTCTGCCCTGTCTTCACCCAGGCTCCCGAAGTCTGAGCCTACGAGGACTTGTGACTCCTTGGGCAGACCCGGGTGGCCCTTCTGAGGGGCACCGCCTTCTCAGCCTGGGACCCGGTtgccctcgccctcccccaccccaccctcggccttcccccgacccccaacaGGTACCTAGGTAGGCCGAGTCGGGCGTGGAACGGTAGCTGTGGGTGGGCGAGCGAGCGGGCAGGCCGTGGGTGGGCGAGCCAGGGAGGCTGTCGCTGGAGGACAGCGAGCGGTTGAGCGAGGAGAGCGAGCGGCTCGTATGCAGGAGGTTAGACTGTTTTGTGATCTTGCGAAACAGGGAGCTGCGCTTCTTGCTAGGGAGGTCAGAGCCGGCGGAGGGCCCGGTCACGGCCACGGCGAGTGCCCTCCGTCCCCTCACTGCCTCCTCGTCCCCCACGTTTTACCGCAACCCCGGGGAAGTGGTTGGGGGGTCTGGGACCCTTTTGCGGGGAATCTTCTGGCCAGCCTGCtcttatctccctcctgcccttgccCCTCCAAGTACCCTCCCCCCTCACACATACATCCAGCTTCCCCTCCTGGGCCCACCTACCTCTCCTGGCCCTCCTTTGGGGCAGGACGCTTGTTCCTCCGGGCCATCTTGGCCTTGTAGCTGCTGCGGCGGGCGGGGCCGATGCGGATTGATGTGTTCTCAAAGGGCGTCGTCGTCACTGCTACTTTATTCCCACTCTATGGATAGCAGGCATAATGGTGGAGGCCAGAGGTGGTGCCTGTGCTTGTAGAATCacgactcacacacacacacacacacacacacacacacactcaccccctcACCCACTCACATGCACGCCCCTCGGTCTGGTCCCCTCTGACCTTGAGAATGAGCTCCACCACCTCGGGATGCACCATGCCATGGACAGGCTCCCCATTGACGTGCGTGATGAGGTCTCCAGCACAGAGACCTGCCTCCTGGGCTGGGCCCCCTTCCTCCACATGCTGGGGAGAGGAAAGTCTGGCTGTCGGGCCAGCCCTAGATTGGCCTCACCCAGCCCCCAACCTCACCCCCTCCATTGCCACCCCCTCTACTGCACACAACCCCCTGGCCTCCAGCCCAGCCAACCTCCCCTGCCCCGACAGTCCGCTGACCCCACCTCGGGGATAGCTACTCACCCAGATGATGTGGTGGACGCTGTAGACATCCGAGTCGCCCATGTAGACACGGATGGCACGGAGCGTGAAGCCGT
This sequence is a window from Ornithorhynchus anatinus isolate Pmale09 chromosome X2, mOrnAna1.pri.v4, whole genome shotgun sequence. Protein-coding genes within it:
- the LOC114807318 gene encoding nuclear factor interleukin-3-regulated protein-like, translating into MAEPGPSEPPGLQTPGACFTKEEAPSPLSPHGLRPQSLPAGPARPPPASALRRKRKFTPEEKKDEGYWDRRKKNNEAAKRSREKRRVNDLVLEQRVMTLLEENAQLRAELLALKFRFGLLGEDPPPPCCPELSIFSEDSGFSAPGSPELAESLGEMGSARSEARSLLPHKLRFKAASEPEEPGAEGSDRLVGRASGVPLLAWHGPPCPPTPTSANSSLHTQLASLSAEVAQLKRLFSEQILAKMI